From a single Prosthecobacter sp. genomic region:
- the radC gene encoding DNA repair protein RadC, with protein sequence MSRIHDIPENDRPRERLLRLGPQALSDAELLALFINTGTKGENALQIGQRILSDHKSLRDLSRLEPAVLSKIKALGPAKTAKLIAAFELGRRAAQEPSHAEVILDRPQRIYDYIGSEMQALGYESVRVILLNTKLAVTRCEEVFRGSLNECTASPRELLRKALVHNAYAFILIHNHPSGDPTPSDADRRITRRLREASEATGLLLQDHLIIGTPSESRALPYFSFKEHGML encoded by the coding sequence ATGTCCCGCATCCACGACATCCCGGAAAACGACCGACCGCGTGAGCGCCTCCTCCGCCTTGGCCCCCAGGCCCTCTCCGATGCCGAACTCCTCGCTCTCTTCATCAACACTGGCACCAAGGGCGAAAACGCCCTGCAAATCGGTCAGCGCATCCTGAGCGATCACAAATCCCTGCGCGATCTCTCCCGCCTCGAACCTGCCGTCCTGAGCAAGATCAAAGCTCTCGGCCCCGCCAAGACCGCCAAACTCATCGCCGCCTTCGAACTCGGCCGCCGCGCTGCACAGGAGCCTTCGCACGCCGAGGTCATTCTCGACCGCCCGCAGCGCATCTACGATTACATCGGCTCTGAAATGCAGGCCCTCGGCTACGAATCCGTTCGTGTCATCCTGCTGAACACCAAGCTCGCCGTCACCCGCTGTGAGGAAGTCTTCCGCGGCAGCCTCAACGAATGCACCGCCAGTCCGCGTGAACTGCTCCGAAAAGCGCTCGTTCACAACGCCTACGCCTTCATCCTCATCCACAACCACCCCTCCGGCGATCCCACCCCCAGCGACGCCGATCGTCGCATCACCCGCCGCCTCCGCGAAGCCTCCGAAGCCACCGGCCTCCTCCTTCAAGACCACCTCATCATCGGCACGCCCTCCGAATCACGCGCCCTCCCGTATTTCAGCTTCAAAGAGCATGGGATGTTGTGA
- a CDS encoding cupin domain-containing protein: MSDAISNRRFVTAAEKIDYQSPWTLEEWLCRNDIVNNEHLMMVRANMEPGRSHPFHSHPTREEMIYVIAGKAEQWVGQQKKLLGPGDMAFIPMGEIHGTWNVGDEMLVFLAILSPAKADEPGIVDHSEEEPWKSLRK; encoded by the coding sequence ATGTCCGACGCCATCTCCAACCGCCGTTTCGTCACCGCTGCTGAAAAAATCGATTACCAGTCCCCCTGGACACTCGAAGAGTGGCTGTGCCGCAACGACATCGTGAACAACGAGCACCTCATGATGGTGCGCGCGAACATGGAGCCGGGTCGCAGCCATCCGTTTCACTCACATCCGACGCGGGAGGAGATGATCTACGTCATTGCGGGCAAAGCGGAGCAGTGGGTCGGTCAGCAGAAGAAACTCCTCGGCCCGGGCGACATGGCATTCATCCCGATGGGCGAAATCCACGGCACCTGGAACGTGGGCGACGAGATGCTCGTCTTTCTCGCGATCCTTTCGCCTGCCAAGGCCGATGAGCCGGGCATCGTCGATCACAGCGAGGAAGAGCCGTGGAAATCGCTGAGAAAGTAG
- the scpB gene encoding SMC-Scp complex subunit ScpB, with protein MELISIVEALLFATQEPLGVPQMCAAVKDTAKDIVDAATENAQLPGEAVQIPEWVTPLAATTEEQVRAILDELIARYAAEKHAFTLVERANGWRIAARGEYAEWCRALYPGKKVHRLSQPALETLAIVAYRQPITKAGIEAVRGVSVDAMVQQLIDRGLMKIEGRADLPGRPLLYGTTEAFLDHFGVRSLDDMPNASELRRVKLPTAEEGAPAASEQPQEQQLSLAPVTQPEELAVAES; from the coding sequence ATGGAACTGATCTCGATCGTTGAAGCCCTTCTTTTTGCCACCCAGGAACCCCTGGGTGTGCCGCAGATGTGTGCCGCCGTCAAAGACACGGCGAAGGACATCGTCGATGCGGCGACTGAAAACGCTCAGCTTCCTGGCGAGGCTGTGCAGATCCCGGAATGGGTGACGCCGCTGGCGGCAACGACCGAGGAGCAGGTGCGTGCGATTCTGGATGAACTCATCGCCCGCTACGCCGCCGAGAAGCATGCCTTCACCCTCGTCGAACGTGCCAATGGCTGGCGCATCGCCGCTCGTGGTGAGTATGCGGAATGGTGCCGCGCGCTGTATCCCGGCAAGAAGGTACATCGTCTCAGCCAGCCGGCGCTCGAAACGCTCGCCATCGTGGCTTACCGCCAGCCGATCACGAAGGCAGGCATCGAAGCGGTGCGTGGTGTTTCGGTGGATGCGATGGTGCAGCAGCTCATCGACCGTGGCTTGATGAAAATCGAGGGCCGCGCCGATCTTCCGGGCCGCCCGTTGTTGTATGGCACGACAGAAGCCTTCCTCGATCATTTCGGCGTGCGCAGTCTCGATGACATGCCGAACGCCTCCGAACTGCGCCGCGTGAAACTGCCCACCGCAGAAGAGGGTGCGCCCGCTGCCAGCGAGCAACCGCAGGAGCAGCAGCTTTCCCTGGCACCGGTGACTCAGCCGGAGGAACTGGCTGTCGCCGAGTCTTGA
- a CDS encoding prephenate dehydratase domain-containing protein, translated as MSLEEVRDQIDRIDQQLLQLLNERAELVHAVGAIKRKDDLDIYVPGREDKLLRKLAEINRAQNGRLTERAIRAIYREIMSAALALEDSLKIAYLGPTGSWTHQAAVNKFGHCVEYLAEASTEGVFGRVAAQTADYGVLPIEHSTEGAVHHTLDHLADSALQIYAEILWKADAAVMAQGPNGTITEIHGRAQMLARCRPWLAQSFPAAQLIESASSSAAATLAAQNPAIAALGTPLSAELHDLRVIATSPREYATQTRFIILGRRSGPPSGNDNTMLMIHSKDRVGALMEVLQVFASRNVNVRQIENRPTPCGTQARFFLEISGHHSDAALQQAITALEEHAVQVKTLGSYPAPGWVEER; from the coding sequence ATGTCCCTTGAAGAAGTCCGCGACCAGATCGACCGCATCGATCAGCAGCTTCTCCAGTTGCTGAACGAGCGCGCCGAACTGGTGCATGCCGTCGGCGCGATCAAGCGCAAGGACGACCTCGACATCTATGTCCCCGGCCGTGAGGACAAACTCCTGCGCAAGCTGGCGGAGATCAATCGCGCGCAAAACGGCCGCCTCACCGAGCGCGCCATCCGCGCCATCTATCGCGAGATCATGAGCGCCGCGCTCGCGCTCGAAGACAGCCTCAAGATCGCCTACCTCGGCCCCACCGGCTCATGGACGCATCAGGCGGCGGTGAACAAATTTGGTCACTGCGTTGAATACCTCGCCGAAGCCAGCACCGAGGGCGTGTTTGGCCGTGTGGCGGCGCAAACGGCCGATTACGGCGTGCTGCCCATCGAGCACTCCACCGAAGGGGCCGTGCATCACACACTCGATCATCTCGCCGACAGCGCCTTGCAGATCTACGCCGAGATTTTGTGGAAGGCCGATGCCGCTGTGATGGCGCAGGGTCCCAATGGCACCATCACCGAGATCCATGGCCGCGCGCAGATGCTCGCTCGCTGCCGTCCCTGGCTCGCGCAGAGTTTTCCCGCCGCGCAGCTCATCGAGTCCGCCAGTTCCAGCGCTGCGGCCACTCTTGCCGCGCAGAATCCCGCCATCGCCGCCCTCGGCACGCCTTTGAGCGCCGAGCTGCATGATCTGCGCGTCATCGCCACCTCGCCGCGTGAATACGCCACGCAGACCCGCTTCATCATCCTCGGTCGCCGCTCCGGCCCGCCCTCCGGCAACGACAACACGATGCTCATGATCCATTCCAAGGATCGCGTCGGCGCGCTGATGGAAGTGTTGCAGGTCTTCGCCTCCCGCAACGTCAACGTCCGCCAGATCGAGAACCGCCCCACCCCCTGCGGCACCCAGGCCCGCTTCTTTCTCGAAATCAGCGGCCATCACTCCGACGCCGCGCTCCAGCAGGCCATCACCGCGCTTGAGGAGCATGCCGTGCAGGTCAAGACCCTCGGCAGCTATCCGGCTCCGGGATGGGTGGAGGAGCGGTGA
- a CDS encoding Fic family protein codes for MLFRFLPELSALDADLREAFLEKLRVRWTHTSTALEGNTLTEGETFGVLRYGLTISGKSLADHNEVLGHSRALDLLYGWLAEARVLQAADLHALHHAVQTSVEVDYLKPVGAWKREPNSTLAKQGGKTVINDTYAMPEQVAALMQDWLAGFQQRRQDKTTTALEAYVWSHATFVRIHPYADGNGRMARLLANLPVIEKGRLPIFIPSERRLDYIEALATWQLTSGPPLSHQPLEGDLSRLQAFQTLCESCLEESNALLDDIRSTQDARHG; via the coding sequence GTGTTATTCCGCTTCCTTCCCGAACTCAGCGCCCTTGATGCCGATCTGCGCGAGGCTTTTCTCGAAAAGCTGCGCGTGCGCTGGACGCACACCTCGACGGCGTTGGAAGGCAACACGCTGACGGAAGGCGAGACCTTTGGAGTGCTGCGCTACGGCCTCACCATCTCAGGAAAATCGCTGGCAGATCACAACGAAGTCCTTGGTCACAGCCGGGCGTTGGACTTGCTCTACGGCTGGTTGGCAGAAGCCCGCGTCTTGCAGGCGGCAGACCTGCACGCGCTGCATCATGCCGTGCAAACGAGCGTGGAGGTGGACTATTTGAAGCCCGTGGGTGCTTGGAAGCGCGAGCCGAACTCCACCCTCGCCAAACAAGGCGGCAAGACCGTCATTAATGACACCTATGCCATGCCGGAGCAGGTGGCGGCGCTCATGCAGGACTGGCTGGCAGGCTTCCAGCAGCGACGGCAGGATAAAACCACCACAGCACTGGAAGCCTATGTCTGGAGCCACGCCACCTTCGTGCGCATCCACCCTTATGCCGACGGCAATGGCCGCATGGCGCGGTTGCTCGCGAATCTGCCCGTCATCGAAAAAGGCAGGCTCCCCATTTTCATCCCGTCCGAGCGTCGCCTCGACTATATCGAAGCTCTGGCAACCTGGCAGCTCACCAGCGGCCCGCCGCTCTCGCATCAACCGCTGGAAGGCGACCTGTCGCGTTTGCAGGCGTTTCAGACACTGTGTGAATCGTGCCTGGAGGAGTCGAACGCGTTGCTGGATGACATTCGGAGCACTCAGGACGCCAGACACGGGTAG
- the dxs gene encoding 1-deoxy-D-xylulose-5-phosphate synthase, with product MDTQLPAINSPADLKALPLEKLPELAEKIRQTLIETLSQTGGHLGPNLGVVELSIALHRVFDTPKDRFVFDVAHQGYVHKMLTGRWDRIHTIRQHDGLNGFLLRTESEHDCYGAGHAGTALSAALGMATGRDLAGGDEHVVCVAGDAAFTCGPVFEALNNVAAHAKRLIVVLNDNEWSIDRNVGAIAKYFNSIATHPAFASLHQKAAKFVEFMLGEGVRRFAEKVEGNAKNIILPQSQTPTNRSVLFDEFGIRYYGPIDGHNLPLLIQTFEFLKTQDEPVILHIITEKGRGYTPALNDPGKFHGLGKYTIETGETAASDKPTYSQVYARSVTDFAKADKKIVAITGAMPGGTGLSVFKKEIPERYFDVGIAEEHAALFACGLATRGFKPFLTIYSTFMQRAFDMIVHDMAIQHLPVRLCMDRGGLSGDDGPTHHGLFDIAYLRGVPGIVHMQPRNEDEFVDMLWTMANYEAGPIAIRYPRGNGPGIMPKDKPVLLEIGKAEVIADGSDVALIALGDMFPIAEAAKKELEAKGLSVALINPRWIKPLDMACFESFAKKVKVVCTLEDHVLRNGFGAGVIEQLSDAGIHTPVVRIGWPDQFVEHGTPSVLRKKHGLSVENTVAKVLAALGR from the coding sequence GTGGACACCCAACTGCCTGCCATCAACTCCCCCGCCGACCTCAAAGCCCTGCCGCTGGAGAAACTGCCCGAACTCGCGGAAAAAATCCGCCAGACGCTCATCGAAACCCTCAGCCAGACCGGCGGCCACCTCGGCCCCAATCTCGGTGTCGTGGAGCTTTCCATCGCACTGCACCGCGTCTTCGACACACCCAAGGACCGCTTCGTCTTCGACGTCGCCCACCAAGGCTACGTCCATAAAATGCTCACCGGTCGCTGGGACCGCATTCACACCATTCGCCAGCACGACGGCCTGAATGGCTTCCTCCTGCGCACCGAAAGCGAGCACGACTGCTACGGTGCCGGCCACGCTGGCACCGCCCTCTCCGCCGCGCTCGGCATGGCCACCGGTCGTGATCTCGCGGGTGGAGACGAACATGTCGTCTGCGTCGCCGGTGACGCCGCCTTCACCTGTGGTCCGGTGTTTGAAGCGCTCAACAATGTCGCTGCGCACGCCAAGCGCCTCATCGTGGTCCTCAACGACAACGAATGGTCCATCGACCGCAATGTCGGTGCCATCGCGAAATACTTCAATTCCATCGCCACGCATCCCGCCTTCGCGAGTCTGCATCAGAAGGCCGCTAAATTCGTCGAGTTCATGCTCGGCGAAGGTGTGCGTCGCTTCGCCGAAAAAGTCGAAGGCAACGCCAAGAACATCATTCTCCCGCAGAGCCAGACGCCCACCAATCGCAGCGTCCTCTTCGATGAGTTCGGCATCCGCTACTACGGCCCCATCGACGGACACAATCTCCCGCTGCTCATCCAGACCTTCGAGTTCCTCAAGACGCAGGATGAACCGGTGATCCTCCACATCATCACCGAAAAAGGCCGCGGCTACACTCCCGCGCTCAACGACCCCGGCAAATTCCACGGCCTCGGCAAATACACCATCGAGACCGGCGAAACCGCCGCCAGCGACAAGCCCACCTACTCCCAGGTCTATGCCCGCAGCGTCACCGACTTCGCCAAGGCCGACAAAAAAATCGTCGCCATCACCGGTGCCATGCCCGGCGGCACCGGCTTGAGCGTCTTCAAAAAAGAAATCCCCGAGCGCTACTTCGATGTCGGCATCGCCGAGGAACACGCCGCCCTCTTTGCCTGCGGCCTCGCCACCCGTGGCTTCAAGCCCTTCCTCACCATCTACTCCACCTTCATGCAGCGCGCGTTCGACATGATCGTGCATGACATGGCCATTCAGCACCTCCCGGTCCGCCTCTGCATGGACCGCGGTGGCCTCAGCGGCGACGACGGCCCCACGCACCACGGCCTCTTCGACATCGCCTACCTCCGCGGCGTCCCCGGCATCGTCCACATGCAGCCACGCAACGAAGACGAGTTTGTGGACATGCTCTGGACCATGGCCAACTACGAAGCCGGCCCCATCGCCATCCGCTACCCGCGCGGCAACGGCCCCGGCATCATGCCCAAGGACAAGCCCGTCCTCCTCGAAATCGGCAAGGCCGAAGTCATCGCCGACGGCAGCGACGTCGCCCTCATCGCCCTCGGCGACATGTTCCCCATCGCCGAAGCCGCGAAGAAAGAACTTGAAGCCAAAGGCCTCTCCGTCGCCCTCATCAATCCGCGCTGGATCAAGCCCCTCGACATGGCCTGCTTCGAATCCTTCGCCAAAAAAGTGAAGGTCGTCTGCACCCTCGAAGACCACGTCCTCCGCAACGGTTTCGGCGCAGGCGTCATCGAGCAGCTCAGCGATGCCGGCATCCACACCCCCGTCGTCCGCATCGGCTGGCCCGACCAGTTCGTCGAGCACGGCACACCCTCAGTCCTCCGCAAAAAGCACGGCCTCAGCGTCGAAAACACCGTCGCAAAGGTGCTCGCTGCCTTGGGCCGCTGA
- the xseB gene encoding exodeoxyribonuclease VII small subunit, with product MSKPSPQTDPSFEDAMQRLDEIVAGMEDSQLSLEEMISSYEEGVRLLKLCRQRIDGARRRVELISGDLEGGKASLTAFEETADDEETSESAEKPRIQPRRRKTAETEGGEIRLF from the coding sequence ATGAGCAAACCCAGCCCCCAGACCGATCCTTCCTTCGAGGACGCCATGCAGCGTCTGGACGAGATCGTGGCAGGCATGGAGGACAGCCAGTTGTCCCTCGAAGAAATGATTTCCAGCTACGAGGAAGGCGTGCGCCTGCTCAAGCTCTGCCGCCAGCGCATCGACGGTGCCCGCCGCCGTGTGGAACTCATCAGCGGCGATCTGGAGGGTGGAAAAGCCTCCCTCACAGCGTTTGAAGAGACTGCGGATGATGAGGAAACCTCCGAATCCGCCGAAAAGCCCCGCATTCAGCCCCGTCGCCGCAAAACCGCCGAAACCGAAGGCGGCGAAATCCGACTTTTTTAG
- a CDS encoding DUF1501 domain-containing protein yields the protein MKTELNRLNDVSRREFMLRTAKTALGVSLLPVGSSLVRAAGTTTGPGTPGFGKAKHVIFLWMNGGMTHIDTWDPKDGATKGPTDPIKADAGSGNMDRLGGTMTKMAKVANKFSIIRSMSSKTGVHDQGTYVMKTGYEPRGTIVHPGMGAWGSHFLGRIKGVTLPDSVVVNSGNAYPGAGFFPTTTSPIPISNPETGLQNIRPSAGVSDGQFQKRISLMDEFDTSFRKKFQSEEVKSYSEFYDETMKLMKSEDLKAFDLSQEPAAVRDKFGRNNFGQGALLARRLVQAGVRFVEVQFGGWDMHNTIDTALGNTGATMDNVFATLIEDLQSNGLLESTMIVMGSEFGRTPDINENDGRDHYPLAYSTVFAGGGVKGGFVYGSTDKEGRRVADKQVTPQDFCATIGHGMGLPVDEVVMSPSNRPFTVGDKGVPVVDIFA from the coding sequence ATGAAAACCGAATTGAACCGTCTCAATGATGTCTCCCGTCGTGAGTTCATGCTTCGCACCGCGAAGACTGCTCTTGGCGTCAGCCTGCTGCCAGTAGGCTCCTCCTTGGTCCGTGCCGCCGGCACCACCACTGGTCCAGGCACCCCCGGCTTCGGCAAGGCCAAGCATGTCATTTTCCTCTGGATGAATGGCGGCATGACCCACATCGACACCTGGGATCCCAAGGACGGTGCCACCAAGGGCCCGACTGACCCGATCAAGGCGGATGCAGGCTCCGGCAACATGGACCGACTGGGTGGTACGATGACGAAAATGGCCAAAGTCGCCAATAAGTTCTCCATCATCCGCTCCATGTCTTCCAAGACAGGTGTGCATGATCAGGGAACTTATGTGATGAAGACTGGCTATGAGCCGCGTGGCACCATCGTCCACCCAGGCATGGGTGCTTGGGGTTCGCATTTCCTGGGCCGCATCAAAGGCGTCACCCTTCCCGACAGCGTCGTGGTGAACAGCGGCAACGCCTACCCAGGTGCTGGCTTCTTCCCAACGACAACGAGTCCGATTCCGATCTCCAACCCTGAGACCGGCCTTCAGAATATCCGCCCAAGCGCGGGTGTTTCGGATGGCCAGTTCCAGAAGCGCATCTCCCTCATGGATGAATTCGACACTTCCTTCCGCAAAAAATTCCAGTCGGAAGAAGTGAAGTCCTACTCCGAGTTCTACGACGAAACCATGAAGCTCATGAAGAGCGAAGACCTCAAGGCCTTCGACCTCAGCCAGGAGCCTGCGGCAGTTCGTGATAAGTTCGGCCGCAACAACTTCGGGCAAGGAGCGCTCCTTGCCCGTCGTCTGGTTCAGGCTGGAGTCCGCTTCGTCGAAGTTCAATTCGGCGGCTGGGATATGCACAACACCATCGACACTGCACTGGGCAATACCGGCGCCACGATGGACAATGTGTTTGCCACCCTCATTGAAGACCTCCAGTCCAACGGCCTCCTTGAATCCACGATGATCGTCATGGGTTCCGAATTCGGTCGCACGCCGGACATCAATGAAAATGATGGCCGTGACCACTATCCGCTCGCCTACTCCACCGTCTTCGCAGGCGGCGGCGTCAAGGGCGGCTTCGTTTACGGCTCCACCGACAAGGAAGGCCGTCGCGTTGCTGATAAACAAGTCACCCCGCAGGACTTCTGCGCCACCATCGGTCACGGCATGGGCCTCCCGGTGGACGAAGTTGTCATGTCCCCCTCGAACCGTCCGTTCACGGTTGGCGACAAGGGCGTTCCGGTCGTCGATATCTTCGCGTAA